The following nucleotide sequence is from Azospirillum brasilense.
CGATCAGCCGACGATCGAATAGCCGCAATCCACATAGGTGGTGCTGCCAGTGATGCCCTTGGCCCCGTCCGTCGCCAGGAAGGCGGTGGTGTAGCCGACCTCTTCGATGGTGACGAGGCGCTGCTCCGGCGCGCGTTCCGCGGCCTTCTCCATCAGCTCGTCGAAATGGGCGATGCCGGAGGCGGCGCGGGTCTTGATCGGACCCGGGGAAATGGCGTGGACGCGGATGCCTTTTGGGCCCAGTTCCGCCGCCAGATAGCGCACGCTGGCTTCCAGGGCGGCCTTCACCGGACCCATGACGCCGTAATTGTCGATCACGCGGTTCGCGCCGAAATAGGACATGGTGAACAGCGAACCGCCGTCCTTCATCAGCGGCTCCGCGTAGCGGGCCATGCGGATGAAGGAGTGGCAGGACACGTCCATCGCCATCTGGAAACCTTCGCGCGAGCAATCGA
It contains:
- the fabI gene encoding enoyl-ACP reductase FabI, translating into MTTIIPAAATLEGKKGLVLGIANDQSIAWGCARAFRALGADLAVSYLNDKAKRFVEPLAQQLEAEIFEPVDVTGEGELKAIFEKIEQKWGKLDFALHSIAFAPKDDLHGRVVDCSREGFQMAMDVSCHSFIRMARYAEPLMKDGGSLFTMSYFGANRVIDNYGVMGPVKAALEASVRYLAAELGPKGIRVHAISPGPIKTRAASGIAHFDELMEKAAERAPEQRLVTIEEVGYTTAFLATDGAKGITGSTTYVDCGYSIVG